Proteins encoded in a region of the Streptomyces sp. NBC_00310 genome:
- a CDS encoding family 43 glycosylhydrolase, whose translation MRVHNHPGPRPGAGARRGRPALAAALVAFLTVLGLVTASPARALSGDLRMHDPSVIKVGSCYYGFSTGFENDPLNPSGAITLRKTCGGTAASGWTKVGNVWGATPAWITEKLGSTPPNIWAPDIKYFNGKYHLYYAGSRWGTNYAVMGLATATNIEGPWTDQGMVTDVNYPIDPNVDWGPDGRLYVSWGSWTGSGTYMHVLDQSTGKLSTTDHNLWRIAVDIENPTIILNGGYYYLFGSKGLCCSGTNSTYYTVVGRSTSITGPYLDQNGTDMASGGGTTVLTGAYPRVAAGGADAYDDGTSKFLAYHYYDGDNSGRETLDIRQVTFAGGWPVIASPLGAANNHLLNRNSAKCADVWSLSTADGAPVNSGNCNSGANQQWVPTAVGSHHRLVNVNSGKCLQISGASTTDGAVAVQSTCTGASHQLWTRTAVIGGYVTFTNVNSGKCLQVAGASTANGAALAQATCTTGANQQWMVV comes from the coding sequence ATGCGCGTCCACAACCACCCGGGGCCGCGCCCCGGCGCAGGCGCACGACGCGGCCGGCCCGCACTCGCGGCGGCCCTGGTGGCCTTCCTGACCGTCCTCGGCCTGGTCACCGCCTCTCCCGCGCGGGCGCTCAGCGGTGACCTCCGCATGCACGACCCGAGTGTCATCAAGGTGGGCAGCTGCTACTACGGCTTCTCCACCGGGTTCGAGAACGACCCGCTCAACCCCAGCGGGGCCATCACCCTCCGCAAGACGTGCGGCGGCACCGCGGCATCCGGATGGACGAAGGTGGGGAACGTCTGGGGCGCGACGCCGGCCTGGATCACCGAGAAGCTCGGCTCGACGCCACCGAACATCTGGGCCCCGGACATCAAGTACTTCAACGGCAAGTACCACCTGTACTACGCCGGTTCCCGCTGGGGCACCAACTACGCCGTGATGGGCCTGGCCACCGCCACGAACATCGAGGGCCCCTGGACCGACCAGGGCATGGTCACCGACGTCAACTACCCCATCGACCCCAACGTCGACTGGGGCCCGGACGGCCGGCTGTACGTCTCCTGGGGCTCCTGGACCGGCTCCGGCACCTATATGCACGTCCTGGACCAGTCCACGGGCAAGCTGTCCACCACCGACCACAACCTCTGGCGCATCGCCGTCGACATCGAGAACCCGACGATCATCCTCAACGGCGGCTACTACTACCTCTTCGGCTCCAAGGGCCTGTGCTGCAGCGGGACCAACAGCACCTACTACACCGTGGTCGGCCGCTCCACCAGCATCACGGGACCGTACCTCGACCAGAACGGCACCGACATGGCCTCCGGCGGCGGCACCACCGTCCTCACCGGTGCCTACCCCAGGGTGGCCGCCGGTGGCGCCGACGCCTACGACGACGGCACGTCCAAGTTCCTCGCCTACCACTACTACGACGGCGACAACTCCGGGCGGGAGACCCTCGACATCCGCCAGGTGACCTTCGCGGGCGGCTGGCCCGTCATCGCGAGTCCGCTCGGAGCCGCGAACAACCACCTGCTGAACCGCAACAGCGCCAAGTGCGCGGACGTCTGGTCCCTGAGCACGGCCGACGGCGCGCCGGTGAACTCCGGCAACTGCAACTCCGGCGCCAACCAGCAGTGGGTGCCCACCGCCGTCGGCTCCCACCACCGACTGGTCAACGTCAACAGCGGCAAGTGCCTGCAGATCTCCGGCGCCTCCACCACCGACGGCGCGGTGGCCGTCCAGTCGACGTGCACCGGGGCCTCGCACCAACTGTGGACGAGGACCGCGGTGATCGGCGGCTACGTCACCTTCACCAACGTCAACAGCGGCAAGTGCCTCCAGGTCGCCGGAGCGTCGACCGCCAACGGCGCGGCCCTGGCCCAGGCGACCTGCACCACCGGCGCGAACCAGCAGTGGATGGTCGTCTGA
- a CDS encoding alpha-L-rhamnosidase-related protein, which translates to MPDLTRRSALRSAIAVALAPTLGSLLLPRLASTASAAVSWTAKWIWAPSSSTNQWVAFRRSLTLGAAPTKAVTRIAADSKYWLWVNGTLVVFEGGLKRGPNRTDTYYDEIDLAPYLRSGGNTVALLVWYFGKQGFSHNSSGKGGLLFQSDIEAGSTTTRLVSDTGWKHRVHPGYSNNTSGTQVNFRLPESNVHYDARAAAVMSGWRSPGFDDSAWTAPTDFGAAGAAPWNGLVERPIPQFRYSGLRTYTNASSLPTTGRGSTAISATLPSNIQVTPFLKVDAPAGAVIGIQTDHYDDGAGLTGIEPGTQYNMRATYICAGGVQEFESLAWMSGTAVRYTIPADVTILELKYRESGYDTDFAGSFSSSDPFLDTLWTKAARTMYVNMRDNYMDCPTRERAQWWGDVVNQLKEGFYTFDTKSHALGEKAIAQLAAWQKSSGALYSPVPSTIWTAELPVQMLASVWSFWTYYLYTGNADAVTVAYPAVKKYLDLWTLDGDGLVNHRAGDWDWEDWGSDIDARVLDNCWYYLALDTAAKLADLSGNSGDVAGWKSRRDSIKANFDRVLWNSSKNEYRSPGYTRDTDDRANGLAVVAGLAPASRHRAVTEVLRTHLNASPYMEFYVLEALYLMGAATVAEERIRNRFAAQVADPACHTLWELWTKADGTDNHAWNGGPLYALSAYAAGVRPTKPGWETYEVVPQTGTLTKINTVVPTVKGDIRFGITRDGTQATLTLTSPSGTTARVGVPTYGGSQPVIKAGGTTVFSGGSSTGSVSGLTYDGKDASYVYFRLQPGTWTFTVTGAGRLDNLALGRPVTSNNSLENANWGRNRLTDGKLTSVSGARGYTSNEFASADVGATPVWVEVDLGADTDLDAVRLFPRTDTGGAGGGTAGFPVDFTLQTRVDGATSYTTVRTVTGQANPDGRVQTYGFRTTTARYVRLQATRLGTPASDEAAKYRLQLAELAVPTAATTVTGNCTLENGDWGKTRVLDGTLTSVTGAKGFTSIDFPSADVGGTPVWIELDLGADRAIGSVTLHPRTDTGASGGGTPGFPVDFTLQTRVDGATSYTTARTITGEPNPNGAAQTYTLTSTTGRHLRLKVTKLGRPASDETAKYRLQLAEIRIG; encoded by the coding sequence ATGCCCGACCTCACCCGCCGGTCCGCCCTGCGCTCGGCCATAGCCGTCGCCCTCGCTCCCACCCTGGGTTCCCTCCTCCTGCCCCGACTCGCTTCCACGGCGTCCGCCGCCGTCTCCTGGACCGCGAAATGGATCTGGGCCCCCTCCAGTTCGACGAACCAGTGGGTGGCGTTCCGCAGATCGCTCACCCTGGGCGCGGCGCCGACGAAGGCGGTGACGCGGATCGCGGCGGACTCGAAGTACTGGCTGTGGGTGAACGGCACGCTGGTGGTCTTCGAGGGCGGGCTCAAGCGCGGCCCCAACCGTACGGACACCTACTACGACGAGATCGACCTCGCCCCTTACCTGAGAAGCGGCGGCAACACGGTGGCGCTGCTGGTGTGGTACTTCGGCAAGCAGGGCTTCTCGCACAACAGCAGCGGCAAGGGCGGCCTGCTGTTCCAGTCGGACATCGAGGCCGGCTCGACCACCACCCGGCTGGTCAGCGACACCGGTTGGAAGCACCGAGTCCACCCCGGCTACTCGAACAACACCAGCGGTACGCAGGTCAACTTCCGGTTGCCCGAGTCCAATGTGCACTACGACGCCCGTGCCGCCGCTGTCATGTCCGGCTGGCGGTCGCCCGGTTTCGACGACAGCGCCTGGACCGCGCCGACCGACTTCGGCGCCGCGGGCGCCGCGCCCTGGAACGGCCTCGTCGAGCGCCCGATCCCGCAGTTCCGCTACTCCGGCCTGAGGACGTACACCAACGCCTCGTCGCTGCCGACCACGGGGCGCGGATCCACCGCGATCTCGGCCACGCTGCCGTCGAACATCCAGGTGACGCCGTTCCTGAAGGTGGACGCACCGGCCGGAGCCGTGATCGGCATCCAGACCGACCACTACGACGACGGCGCGGGCCTGACCGGGATCGAGCCCGGCACGCAGTACAACATGCGCGCCACCTACATCTGCGCCGGCGGGGTGCAGGAGTTCGAGTCGCTGGCGTGGATGAGCGGTACGGCGGTGCGGTACACGATCCCCGCCGACGTGACGATCCTGGAGCTGAAGTACCGGGAGTCGGGCTACGACACCGACTTCGCCGGGTCGTTCAGCAGCAGCGACCCCTTCCTGGACACGTTGTGGACCAAGGCCGCGCGCACGATGTACGTCAACATGCGGGACAACTACATGGACTGCCCCACCCGTGAGCGTGCCCAGTGGTGGGGGGACGTGGTCAACCAGCTCAAGGAAGGCTTCTACACCTTCGACACCAAGTCCCACGCACTCGGTGAGAAGGCCATCGCCCAGCTCGCCGCCTGGCAGAAGTCGAGCGGCGCCCTGTACTCCCCGGTCCCCTCGACGATCTGGACCGCCGAACTGCCCGTGCAGATGCTGGCCTCGGTGTGGTCGTTCTGGACGTACTACCTCTACACGGGCAACGCCGACGCCGTGACCGTCGCCTACCCGGCGGTGAAGAAGTACCTGGACCTGTGGACCCTGGACGGCGACGGTCTGGTCAACCACCGGGCGGGGGACTGGGACTGGGAGGACTGGGGCTCCGACATCGACGCCCGGGTCCTGGACAACTGCTGGTACTACCTCGCCCTGGACACCGCCGCCAAGCTGGCCGACCTCAGCGGCAACAGTGGCGACGTGGCCGGCTGGAAGTCCAGGCGCGACAGCATCAAGGCCAACTTCGACCGCGTCCTGTGGAACTCCTCGAAGAACGAGTACCGCTCGCCCGGCTACACCCGCGACACCGACGACCGCGCCAACGGCCTCGCCGTCGTCGCGGGCCTGGCCCCCGCCTCCCGCCACCGGGCGGTGACGGAGGTGCTGCGCACGCACCTCAACGCCAGCCCGTACATGGAGTTCTACGTCCTGGAGGCGCTGTATCTGATGGGCGCGGCCACGGTCGCCGAGGAGCGGATACGCAACCGGTTCGCCGCCCAGGTCGCCGACCCCGCCTGCCACACCCTGTGGGAGCTGTGGACCAAGGCCGACGGGACCGACAACCACGCCTGGAACGGCGGCCCGCTGTACGCCCTGTCCGCCTACGCCGCCGGTGTCCGCCCCACCAAGCCCGGCTGGGAGACGTACGAGGTCGTCCCCCAGACCGGCACCCTCACGAAGATCAACACCGTCGTGCCCACGGTCAAGGGCGACATCCGCTTCGGCATCACCCGCGACGGCACCCAGGCGACCCTGACCCTCACCTCACCGAGCGGCACGACGGCCCGGGTGGGCGTGCCCACCTACGGCGGCTCCCAGCCCGTCATCAAGGCGGGCGGCACGACGGTCTTCAGCGGTGGTTCCTCCACCGGGAGTGTCAGCGGTCTGACCTATGACGGCAAGGACGCCTCGTACGTCTACTTCCGGCTCCAGCCGGGCACGTGGACCTTCACGGTCACCGGCGCGGGCCGTCTCGACAACCTCGCGCTGGGCCGCCCGGTCACCAGCAACAACAGCCTGGAGAACGCCAACTGGGGCCGGAACCGGCTCACCGACGGCAAGCTGACGAGCGTGAGCGGGGCGAGGGGCTACACCAGCAACGAGTTCGCCTCCGCCGACGTCGGTGCGACCCCCGTCTGGGTGGAGGTCGACCTCGGGGCCGACACCGACCTCGACGCCGTTCGTCTCTTCCCCCGCACCGACACCGGGGGAGCCGGGGGCGGCACGGCGGGCTTCCCCGTCGATTTCACGCTCCAGACCCGTGTCGACGGCGCCACCTCCTACACGACCGTCCGTACCGTCACCGGGCAGGCCAACCCCGACGGCCGGGTCCAGACGTACGGCTTCCGTACCACCACCGCCCGGTACGTCCGGCTCCAGGCCACGCGGCTCGGCACCCCCGCGTCCGACGAGGCCGCCAAGTACCGTCTCCAGCTCGCCGAACTCGCCGTCCCGACCGCCGCGACCACCGTCACCGGCAACTGCACGCTGGAGAACGGGGACTGGGGCAAGACCAGGGTCCTGGACGGCACCCTCACCAGCGTGACCGGGGCCAAGGGCTTCACCAGCATCGACTTCCCCTCCGCCGACGTCGGCGGCACACCCGTGTGGATCGAGCTCGACCTCGGCGCCGACCGGGCCATCGGCTCCGTCACCCTCCACCCCCGCACCGACACCGGCGCTTCGGGCGGCGGGACGCCGGGCTTCCCCGTCGACTTCACGCTCCAGACCCGTGTCGACGGCGCCACCTCCTACACCACCGCCCGCACCATCACCGGTGAACCGAACCCCAACGGAGCCGCCCAGACCTACACCCTCACCTCCACCACCGGCCGCCATCTGCGCCTGAAGGTCACGAAGCTCGGCAGACCCGCCTCGGACGAGACCGCCAAGTACCGCCTCCAACTCGCCGAGATCCGCATCGGATGA
- a CDS encoding superoxide dismutase: MAVYTLPELPYDYTALAPVISPEIIELHHDKHHAAYVKGANDTLEQLAEARDKETWGSINGLEKNLAFHLSGHILHSIYWQNMTGDGGGEPLEKDGVGELADAIAASFGSFAGFKAQLTKASATTQGSGWGVLAYEPLSGRLVVEQVYDHQGNVGQGSTPILVFDAWEHAFYLQYKNQKVDFIDAMWAVVNWQDVARRYAAAKERGDSLLLAP; encoded by the coding sequence ATGGCGGTTTACACGCTCCCGGAGCTTCCGTACGACTACACGGCGCTCGCGCCCGTGATCAGCCCCGAGATCATCGAGCTGCACCACGACAAGCACCACGCGGCGTACGTCAAGGGCGCCAATGACACGCTGGAGCAGCTCGCGGAGGCGCGGGACAAGGAGACGTGGGGTTCGATCAACGGTCTGGAGAAGAACCTGGCCTTCCACCTCTCGGGCCACATCCTGCACTCGATCTACTGGCAGAACATGACCGGCGACGGCGGCGGTGAGCCCCTGGAGAAGGACGGCGTGGGCGAGCTGGCGGACGCGATCGCCGCGTCCTTCGGTTCGTTCGCGGGCTTCAAGGCGCAGCTGACCAAGGCGTCGGCGACGACACAGGGCTCCGGCTGGGGCGTCCTCGCCTACGAGCCGCTGAGCGGGCGGCTGGTCGTCGAGCAGGTCTACGACCACCAGGGCAACGTCGGTCAGGGCTCCACCCCGATCCTGGTCTTCGACGCCTGGGAGCACGCCTTCTACCTCCAGTACAAGAACCAGAAGGTCGACTTCATCGACGCCATGTGGGCCGTCGTCAACTGGCAGGACGTGGCCAGGCGCTACGCCGCGGCCAAGGAGCGCGGTGACAGCCTGCTGCTCGCCCCGTGA
- a CDS encoding carbohydrate ABC transporter permease, with amino-acid sequence MNKPARTGLAVASVAVSLVVFVVPFAFIVLTAVKDPQQAALLDFSWPRDFRLVDNLVQVVQARDYILVIAFINSVILTVASVAAMVVLGAMVAFVLQRRITRWTGLINFLVLSGLIIPPAVVPTIWVLQKAGLFGTLPGLILVEIAFGLSFSILLFRAFIATIPRELDEAAIIDGASPLRLFFRVILPVLRSVIVTVIVVQSVAVFNDFTNPLYFLPGEQNATVQLTLFNFQSQYSTSYNLLFMDILLITIPPLVMFLFFNRQIVSGMTAGAVKG; translated from the coding sequence ATGAACAAGCCCGCCCGTACGGGGCTCGCCGTTGCGTCGGTCGCCGTCAGCCTCGTCGTCTTCGTCGTCCCGTTCGCGTTCATCGTGCTCACGGCCGTGAAGGACCCGCAGCAGGCCGCGCTGCTCGACTTCTCCTGGCCGCGCGACTTCCGACTCGTGGACAACCTCGTCCAGGTGGTCCAGGCGCGGGACTACATCCTCGTCATCGCCTTCATCAACAGCGTGATCCTGACCGTCGCCAGTGTGGCCGCGATGGTCGTCCTCGGGGCGATGGTCGCGTTCGTGCTGCAGCGGCGGATCACCCGCTGGACGGGACTGATCAACTTCCTGGTCCTGTCCGGGCTGATCATCCCGCCGGCGGTGGTGCCGACCATCTGGGTCCTGCAGAAGGCGGGTCTGTTCGGCACGCTCCCCGGGCTGATCCTCGTGGAGATCGCGTTCGGCCTGTCCTTCTCCATCCTGCTCTTCCGCGCCTTCATCGCCACCATCCCGCGCGAACTCGACGAGGCCGCCATCATCGACGGGGCGTCCCCGCTGCGGCTGTTCTTCCGGGTCATCCTCCCGGTACTGCGGTCGGTGATCGTGACGGTGATCGTCGTGCAGTCGGTGGCCGTCTTCAACGACTTCACCAACCCGCTGTACTTCCTGCCAGGCGAACAGAACGCCACCGTCCAGCTGACGCTGTTCAACTTCCAGAGCCAGTACAGCACCAGCTACAACCTGCTCTTCATGGACATCCTGCTCATCACGATCCCGCCGCTGGTCATGTTCCTGTTCTTCAACCGGCAGATCGTGTCGGGCATGACGGCCGGAGCGGTCAAGGGCTGA
- a CDS encoding carbohydrate ABC transporter permease, whose translation MTTVVPTGPSTAERPEAKTRTEPPRSARTHSAYPTWFYLPAAVIYGALFLVPTFASFYFSLTRWTIFKSTFIGLDNFTEFFQEPALVKGFVNTFLYAVVTSGLKVVLGLLLGILLTSQIRARGYLRSVVFFPVLVSTVGVGITFTAFMDPSTGAINKTLAALGVDGPGWLTDPSLALFSVALVDVWKGVGLATVIYIAGIVSIPQDYYEAARIDGAGPWQLFRNVILPLSRPATSTVIILSLIGGLRSFDLIWAMTRGGPGFSSDVVASVIYKQYQAGFYGLSTAGNVILFLVVTAIIVPLSRFLARKEVER comes from the coding sequence ATGACCACAGTTGTACCGACCGGGCCGTCGACGGCCGAGCGGCCCGAGGCGAAGACCAGGACCGAGCCGCCTCGGTCCGCGCGGACGCACAGCGCCTATCCCACCTGGTTCTACCTGCCGGCGGCGGTGATCTACGGGGCCCTGTTCCTCGTCCCGACCTTCGCGTCGTTCTACTTCAGCCTCACCCGGTGGACCATCTTCAAGTCGACCTTCATCGGGCTGGACAACTTCACCGAGTTCTTCCAGGAACCCGCCCTGGTCAAGGGGTTCGTCAACACCTTCCTCTACGCGGTCGTCACCTCGGGCCTCAAGGTGGTCCTCGGCCTCCTCCTGGGAATCCTGCTGACCAGCCAGATCCGCGCCCGCGGCTATCTGCGCTCGGTGGTGTTCTTCCCGGTGCTGGTCAGCACCGTGGGCGTCGGCATCACCTTCACCGCCTTCATGGACCCGTCCACCGGTGCGATCAACAAGACGCTCGCGGCGCTCGGCGTCGACGGTCCGGGCTGGTTGACGGACCCCTCACTGGCGTTGTTCTCGGTGGCCCTCGTCGACGTCTGGAAGGGCGTCGGCCTGGCCACCGTCATCTACATCGCCGGCATCGTCTCCATCCCGCAGGACTACTACGAGGCGGCGCGGATCGACGGGGCGGGTCCGTGGCAGCTGTTCCGCAACGTCATTTTGCCGCTGAGCCGGCCGGCCACCTCGACCGTCATCATCCTGTCGCTCATCGGCGGCCTGCGGTCCTTCGACCTCATCTGGGCCATGACCCGCGGCGGCCCCGGCTTCAGCTCCGACGTGGTCGCCTCCGTGATCTACAAGCAGTACCAGGCGGGCTTCTACGGCCTGTCGACCGCCGGCAACGTCATCCTCTTCCTCGTCGTGACGGCGATCATCGTCCCGCTGTCCCGCTTCCTGGCCCGCAAGGAGGTGGAGCGATGA
- a CDS encoding RNA polymerase sigma factor: MKRGSPGDAELLRAVADGDRRAFEELYRRYAPWLVLRLRGRCADPVLVDDVVQETFLDVWRGAARYRREGDVTGWLWRIGSRRLVDALRGDGARGRLRQALARLRQRDEASAEEQVLARVQHGDLAGSLAGLSPELRAVLQATVIDGLTTREAAVLLGIPPGTVKTRAMRARKQLREGLT; encoded by the coding sequence ATGAAACGGGGGAGTCCGGGCGACGCCGAGCTGTTGCGGGCGGTCGCGGACGGGGATCGTCGGGCGTTCGAGGAGCTGTACCGCCGGTACGCACCGTGGCTCGTGCTGCGGCTGCGCGGGCGGTGCGCCGACCCGGTGCTGGTCGACGACGTCGTACAGGAGACGTTTCTCGACGTGTGGCGGGGAGCCGCCCGCTATCGCCGTGAGGGTGACGTGACGGGCTGGCTGTGGCGGATCGGATCGCGTCGCCTGGTGGACGCGCTGCGGGGCGACGGGGCCCGTGGCCGACTCCGCCAGGCACTCGCCCGGCTGCGGCAGCGCGACGAGGCGTCGGCCGAGGAACAGGTGCTGGCCCGGGTGCAGCACGGCGACCTGGCCGGTTCGCTGGCCGGGCTCTCGCCGGAGCTGCGGGCGGTGCTGCAGGCGACGGTGATCGACGGCCTGACGACACGTGAGGCGGCGGTCCTCCTCGGCATTCCCCCGGGCACGGTCAAGACCCGGGCCATGCGTGCCCGGAAGCAACTGCGGGAGGGCCTGACATGA